A genomic window from Oceanibaculum nanhaiense includes:
- a CDS encoding 4Fe-4S binding protein, giving the protein MTDAQRRILACTCRGTMPLDGKALNAACGQAVGELHEELCRAGVDSFRRAAAQGHPFTVACTQEAPLFAEVMEEDGSDAAVTYVNIREQAGWAEQARSTTPKMAALLAEAMVEIEHATSVTMKSEGVCLIYGHDEQAIEAARQIAGRLDVTVLLTKPGDIIPPRLMDIPIFKGSIARAAGHLGAFEIVVDDYAPLIPSSRAALAFEAGKNGASSRCDMILDLTGGAPLFPSHERRDGYFRPDPGNPAAVQKALFDMTDLVGEFTKPRYVNFHADLCAHGRNQKTGCTRCLDVCPASAISSAGDVVAIDPYLCGGCGACHSVCPTGAASYAMPPSASLLARLRTLLSAYREAGGKKPVILVHDERHGAEMISLMARFGRGLPANVIPFAVNEATQTGLDLLSGALAYGASHVAVLVSPTKRGELTGLAQQAGLTETIMAGLGYDSGRVSVLVEEDPDALEAQLFALPGMEPAPAGDFLPMGGKRAVLSLALTHLHDAAPAPVDTIQLPAGAPFGTLKVDTEGCTLCLSCVSACPTGALTDDPDRPFLGFQEDACVQCGLCKATCPEQVIALEPRLNFTAEARAVQSIKQEEPFECVRCGKPFGTKGSVERIVAKLQDHPMFSDPAALERIKMCEDCRVIVQFENGNNPFAGKARPLTRTTDDYLREREEGLAEGSLTSKDGPKKT; this is encoded by the coding sequence ATGACGGACGCCCAGCGCCGGATCCTTGCCTGCACCTGCCGGGGCACCATGCCGCTCGACGGCAAGGCCCTGAACGCCGCCTGCGGTCAGGCCGTCGGCGAGCTGCATGAGGAACTGTGCCGTGCCGGGGTCGACAGTTTCCGCCGCGCCGCCGCGCAGGGCCATCCCTTCACCGTCGCCTGCACCCAGGAAGCGCCGCTGTTTGCCGAGGTGATGGAGGAGGATGGCAGCGATGCCGCCGTCACTTACGTCAATATCCGCGAACAGGCCGGCTGGGCCGAACAGGCCAGAAGCACCACACCGAAGATGGCGGCGCTGCTGGCCGAGGCGATGGTGGAGATCGAACATGCCACCAGCGTGACGATGAAGTCGGAGGGCGTGTGCCTGATCTATGGCCATGACGAACAGGCCATCGAGGCGGCGCGCCAGATTGCCGGGCGGCTCGACGTCACGGTGCTGCTGACGAAGCCGGGCGACATCATCCCGCCGCGCCTGATGGACATCCCGATCTTCAAGGGCAGCATCGCGCGGGCCGCCGGCCATCTCGGCGCGTTCGAGATCGTGGTGGACGATTACGCGCCGCTCATCCCCTCCTCACGCGCGGCGCTGGCGTTCGAGGCCGGCAAGAATGGCGCCTCCTCGCGCTGCGACATGATTCTGGACCTGACTGGCGGCGCACCGCTGTTCCCCTCGCATGAGCGGCGCGACGGCTATTTCCGGCCCGACCCCGGCAATCCGGCGGCGGTACAGAAGGCGCTGTTCGACATGACCGATCTGGTCGGCGAATTCACCAAGCCGCGCTATGTGAATTTCCACGCCGATCTGTGCGCGCATGGCCGCAACCAAAAGACCGGCTGCACGCGCTGCCTGGATGTCTGCCCGGCCTCGGCGATCAGTTCGGCCGGCGATGTGGTTGCCATCGACCCCTATCTCTGCGGCGGCTGCGGCGCCTGCCACAGCGTCTGCCCGACCGGCGCCGCCAGCTATGCCATGCCGCCCAGCGCCTCGCTGCTGGCCCGGTTGCGCACCCTGCTCTCCGCCTACCGCGAGGCGGGCGGCAAAAAACCGGTCATCCTGGTGCATGACGAGCGCCACGGCGCGGAGATGATCTCGCTGATGGCGCGTTTCGGGCGCGGCCTGCCAGCCAATGTCATCCCCTTCGCGGTCAATGAGGCGACGCAGACCGGCCTCGACCTGCTGTCCGGCGCGCTGGCCTATGGTGCCAGCCATGTCGCCGTTCTGGTCTCGCCCACAAAGCGCGGCGAACTGACGGGCCTGGCCCAGCAGGCGGGCCTCACGGAAACCATCATGGCCGGGCTCGGCTATGACAGCGGCCGCGTCTCGGTGCTGGTGGAGGAAGATCCCGACGCGCTGGAGGCCCAGCTCTTCGCCCTGCCCGGCATGGAACCGGCACCCGCCGGCGACTTCCTGCCGATGGGCGGCAAGCGCGCCGTGCTGTCGCTGGCGCTGACCCATCTGCACGATGCCGCCCCGGCGCCGGTCGATACAATCCAACTGCCCGCCGGCGCGCCGTTCGGCACCCTGAAGGTCGATACCGAGGGCTGCACGCTGTGCCTGTCCTGTGTCAGCGCCTGCCCGACCGGCGCCCTGACCGACGATCCCGACCGGCCCTTCCTGGGCTTCCAGGAGGATGCCTGCGTGCAGTGCGGCCTGTGCAAGGCGACCTGCCCAGAACAGGTGATCGCGCTGGAGCCGCGCCTGAACTTCACCGCCGAGGCGCGCGCGGTCCAGTCGATCAAGCAGGAGGAGCCGTTCGAGTGCGTGCGCTGCGGCAAACCCTTCGGCACCAAGGGATCGGTCGAGCGTATCGTCGCCAAGCTGCAGGATCACCCGATGTTCAGCGACCCCGCCGCCCTGGAGCGCATCAAGATGTGCGAGGATTGCCGAGTCATCGTGCAGTTCGAGAACGGCAACAACCCGTTCGCCGGCAAGGCGCGGCCGCTGACCCGCACCACCGATGATTATCTGCGCGAGCGTGAGGAAGGCCTTGCCGAAGGCAGCCTCACCAGCAAGGACGGTCCGAAAAAGACCTAG
- a CDS encoding YgaP family membrane protein: protein MTQNVGGIDRILRIVAGLAILSLLVLLDGNARWWGLIGLVPLGTALLRWCPAYTLIGVNTCPTKQAD, encoded by the coding sequence ATGACCCAGAATGTTGGCGGCATCGACCGCATCCTCCGCATCGTCGCCGGTCTGGCGATCCTGTCCCTGCTGGTCCTGCTCGACGGCAATGCGCGCTGGTGGGGGCTGATCGGCCTGGTGCCGCTTGGCACCGCCCTGCTGCGCTGGTGCCCGGCCTATACGCTGATCGGCGTGAACACCTGCCCGACCAAACAGGCCGACTGA
- a CDS encoding YeeE/YedE thiosulfate transporter family protein, giving the protein MDILRQKAWSPYAAGIVIGLLQIPAFLLINTALGASSSFVTVGVSIAEWVDPAIREIGYAAKHLDGAKNWWQVALVVGIALGALLSASLSGMRRSGISPIWAKATGGISPAGRFAMAFAGGFILLLGARIADGCTSGHGISGTAQLALGSMIAVAAMFAGGIATAFLFKRIR; this is encoded by the coding sequence ATGGACATATTGAGGCAGAAGGCCTGGTCGCCCTACGCGGCCGGGATCGTCATCGGCTTGCTGCAGATTCCTGCCTTTCTCCTGATCAACACCGCGCTCGGTGCCTCCTCCTCCTTCGTCACCGTCGGGGTTAGCATCGCCGAATGGGTCGATCCCGCAATCCGCGAGATCGGCTATGCCGCCAAGCATCTGGACGGGGCAAAGAACTGGTGGCAGGTCGCACTGGTCGTCGGCATCGCGCTGGGCGCGCTGCTCTCGGCCAGCTTGTCAGGCATGCGCCGCAGCGGGATATCCCCGATCTGGGCGAAGGCGACTGGCGGCATATCGCCCGCCGGCCGCTTCGCCATGGCCTTCGCCGGCGGGTTCATCCTGCTGCTCGGCGCGCGCATCGCCGATGGCTGCACCAGCGGTCATGGCATTTCCGGTACGGCGCAGCTGGCACTCGGCTCGATGATCGCGGTCGCCGCCATGTTCGCCGGTGGCATCGCCACCGCCTTCCTGTTCAAGCGCATCCGCTAG
- a CDS encoding YeeE/YedE thiosulfate transporter family protein: protein MSLFTAILTGLAMGVVFGFALEKSRVFEPGMIVGQMQLRNFVMLKIFLSAVVTGLVILAVLYGFGIVKLHPKGTLFIADIAGGLLLGAGITLAGACPGTVAAQIGAGYKDSWFTLAGGILGALVFAYLEPALAPLLKLADAGKLTLDIVTGLPFWLLALGFAALLAGFLVWLERKTAWRDEMGPNGDGLPAA, encoded by the coding sequence ATGAGCCTGTTCACTGCCATCCTCACCGGCCTCGCCATGGGCGTGGTGTTCGGTTTCGCGCTGGAGAAATCGCGGGTGTTCGAGCCCGGCATGATCGTCGGGCAGATGCAGCTGCGCAATTTCGTGATGCTGAAGATCTTCCTCAGCGCCGTGGTCACCGGGCTGGTCATCCTGGCCGTGCTGTACGGCTTCGGAATCGTGAAGCTGCACCCCAAGGGCACGCTGTTCATCGCCGATATCGCCGGCGGGCTGCTGCTGGGTGCCGGCATCACACTGGCCGGCGCCTGCCCCGGCACGGTAGCCGCGCAGATCGGCGCCGGCTACAAGGACAGCTGGTTCACCCTGGCCGGCGGCATCCTGGGTGCGCTGGTCTTCGCCTATCTGGAGCCGGCGCTGGCGCCGCTGCTGAAACTGGCCGACGCCGGCAAGCTGACGCTGGACATCGTCACCGGCCTGCCTTTCTGGCTGCTGGCCCTGGGCTTTGCCGCCCTGCTGGCCGGCTTCCTGGTCTGGCTGGAACGCAAGACCGCCTGGCGCGACGAGATGGGCCCGAACGGCGACGGCCTGCCCGCCGCCTGA
- the ccoP gene encoding cytochrome-c oxidase, cbb3-type subunit III: MATNRIKDPVTDTETTGHEWDGIRELDNPAPKWLMYTFYATIIWAIGYWVLYPAWPDLFGSGYTKGVLGYVQRVEIEEQIAAKRAEQSGMRDNIANASLQEIRGDADLLSFALAGGRVAFADNCAGCHGAGGSGNTGFPVLVDDEWLWGGTLEDIQYTILHGIRNSSADARYSEMPRFGRDGILNREEINDVAEYVLSLSGNATNAAAAGRGEEIFVAQCVACHGEKGEGMRELGAPNLADDIWLYGGSKATVVESITNARFGVMPGWTGRLDESTIKQLTVYVHALGGGE, encoded by the coding sequence ATGGCGACCAACCGTATCAAGGATCCGGTGACCGACACCGAAACCACGGGCCATGAATGGGACGGCATCCGCGAGTTGGATAACCCGGCCCCGAAATGGCTGATGTACACCTTCTACGCCACGATCATTTGGGCGATCGGCTACTGGGTGCTGTATCCGGCCTGGCCGGATCTGTTCGGCAGCGGCTACACCAAGGGCGTGCTGGGCTATGTGCAACGCGTCGAGATCGAGGAACAGATTGCCGCCAAGCGCGCCGAGCAGTCGGGCATGCGTGACAACATCGCCAACGCCTCGCTGCAGGAAATCCGCGGCGATGCCGATCTGCTGTCCTTCGCGCTGGCCGGCGGCCGCGTTGCCTTCGCCGATAATTGCGCGGGCTGCCATGGCGCCGGCGGGTCGGGCAATACCGGCTTTCCGGTGCTGGTCGATGATGAATGGCTGTGGGGTGGCACGCTGGAGGATATCCAGTACACCATCCTGCACGGCATCCGGAACAGCAGCGCGGATGCGCGCTATTCCGAAATGCCGCGCTTTGGCCGCGACGGCATCCTGAACCGCGAGGAGATCAACGACGTGGCGGAATATGTCCTGTCGCTGAGCGGCAACGCCACGAACGCGGCGGCAGCCGGGCGGGGCGAGGAAATCTTCGTCGCGCAGTGCGTCGCCTGTCATGGCGAGAAGGGCGAGGGCATGCGCGAGCTTGGCGCGCCCAACCTCGCCGACGATATCTGGCTCTATGGTGGCAGCAAGGCGACCGTGGTCGAATCGATCACCAATGCCCGCTTCGGCGTGATGCCGGGCTGGACCGGGCGGCTGGACGAATCGACGATCAAGCAGCTCACCGTCTATGTCCACGCGTTGGGCGGCGGCGAGTAG
- a CDS encoding cbb3-type cytochrome oxidase subunit 3: MEILQEIAGFLRGYWGLWLMLLFVGLVLWTLRPGGRKKYDDASQIPLRDENGNGSGKE, from the coding sequence ATGGAAATCCTTCAGGAAATTGCCGGCTTTCTGCGTGGCTATTGGGGCCTTTGGCTGATGCTGCTGTTCGTCGGCCTGGTGCTGTGGACACTGCGCCCCGGCGGCCGCAAGAAATATGACGATGCAAGCCAGATCCCGTTGCGTGACGAAAACGGCAACGGCAGCGGGAAGGAGTGA
- the ccoO gene encoding cytochrome-c oxidase, cbb3-type subunit II, whose product MAKTAFFSHERIEKNGLLMLVLVLLTISIGGIVEIVPLYTIETTIERVKGVRPYTPLEQVGRNIYIREGCYTCHSQQIRPFRDEVERYGHYSLAAESMYDHPFQWGSKRTGPDLARVGGKYSNDWHVVHMIDPRAVVPESVMPAYPFLAEKLIRTDDIADHLVALRRVGVPYTDEMVAEAKADLLAQADPEGDHEALQARYPKAVVGDFDGDPQRLTEMDALIAYMQMLGTLVDFSAHDLDDLRQ is encoded by the coding sequence ATGGCGAAAACCGCATTCTTCAGCCATGAGCGGATCGAGAAGAACGGCCTGCTGATGCTGGTCCTGGTGCTGCTGACGATCTCGATCGGCGGCATCGTGGAGATCGTGCCGCTCTATACGATCGAAACCACCATCGAGCGGGTGAAGGGCGTGCGCCCCTATACCCCGCTGGAGCAGGTTGGCCGTAACATCTACATCCGCGAAGGCTGCTATACTTGCCACAGCCAGCAGATCCGTCCGTTTCGCGACGAGGTCGAACGCTATGGCCATTACAGTCTGGCGGCGGAGAGCATGTACGATCATCCGTTCCAGTGGGGCTCCAAGCGCACCGGGCCGGACCTCGCGCGTGTCGGTGGCAAATATTCCAACGACTGGCATGTGGTGCACATGATTGATCCGCGCGCCGTGGTGCCGGAATCGGTGATGCCGGCCTATCCGTTCCTGGCGGAAAAGCTGATCCGCACCGACGATATCGCCGATCATCTGGTGGCGTTGCGCCGGGTCGGCGTGCCCTATACCGACGAGATGGTTGCCGAGGCGAAGGCCGACCTCCTGGCCCAGGCCGATCCTGAGGGCGACCATGAGGCGCTGCAGGCCCGCTATCCCAAGGCCGTGGTCGGGGATTTCGACGGCGATCCGCAGCGGCTGACCGAGATGGATGCGCTGATCGCCTATATGCAGATGCTGGGTACGCTGGTGGATTTCAGCGCCCACGATCTCGACGATCTGCGGCAGTAG